The genomic stretch tccaaaagagTAGAGCCCAAATcagctgatggcagtgagtctcTGAAATGGTAGGGACTTAGATCTGGAGCAAGAAATTGCTCGCGAAAGCAGGCCTACTCAGACACTAGTGCCAGTACCCATTGAGATAGATGGTTCAACAGGTTTAACTAAGGTGACGGTAAAGAATGCGCAAGAAAACACCAACAAGGAAGATGTGGTTGAGAAAGAGACTGAAGCTGCACCGGAATCAACAGTAAAAGCAATGCCCTAACAAGAAAAAAACCAAATTACAGGGAAGAAGCAACCTCCAACACCATTTCCACGGGATTGGCTATGTATAAAAAAGATGAGCAATATAAGAAATTCTTAAAGAGGTTGAAGCAGATTCAGGTGAacattccattgattgatgctttaAAGGAAATTCCAGGGTATGCAAAGATGATGAAGGACTCAATGTCCCGCAAGTTCgacttccaagacttggccacggtTACACTGACTCAAACTTGTAGTGCTGTTGTGACGAGACTCATAGATGAGAAGTTGTCTGACCCAGGGAGTTTCACAATCCCCTGCACAATAGGCAACTTTGCATTTGCTAAGGTACTGTGTGATCTGGGAGCAAGCATAAACCTTATGCCCCTAGCTATCTACAAAAGGCTaggcattggaagagctagacccatgTTTATGCTACTACAACTGGCTGACCGAACTGTGAAAAGGCCCTCCGGGATTCTAGATGATGTATTGGTGTAGGTTGGGAAGTTTGTGTTTCCAACAGATTTTGTCATCCTTGACTGTCGTGTTGACGAGGAAATTTCtataattttgggaagaccattcttggccactgggagagctcTGATTGATTGCGAAACTAGAGATCTCAAAATGAGATTAAACAatgaagagataacattcaacATGTAGAAATCTATGCACACACCCAGTGAATTTGCCAATTGATATCTAATAGATGTAGTGGATGTAGTGTTGGTGGAGGACGATGCAACATTGAACCTTAAAGATCCTCTAGAAGCTTGTCTCATGAACTTAGACGAAGATAATTGTGAAGACTTGGCAGAGTGGGTACTCGCTCTTGAAGGCCAAGGTTTTTGGAAAAGGGAGTTGAAATTTGAGCCTTTGCACTTGGAGGAAAGAAAAACTCCTTCAGCTAAGCCATCAATAGAAGAGCCACCAAAGCTGGAACTGAAGCCATTGCCATCTCATCTCAGTTATGCATTCTTAGGACCTGACTCAACTCTGCATGTTATTATTTCAtccagtttgttagatgtgcaggtagaacagcTTTTGCAGGTACTAACTGAGTGCAAGACTGTAATTGGGTGGACCATTGCAGACATTAAGGAGATCAGCCCGGCCTTCTGTATGTATAAGATTCTGCTAGAAGATGGGCACAAACCTTTCAGAGAACATCAAATAAGGCTAAACCCCAACATGAAAGAAGTGGTGAAAAAGGAAGTGATTAAATGGTTAGATGCGAGAATCATATTCCCCATTTCTGACAACAACTAGGTTAGCCCAGTACAATATGTACCGAAAAAGGATGACGgtagtgaaaaatgaaaagaatgaGTTGATCTATACACGAACAGTCATAGGATGGCGAATCTGTATGGACTAAATGAAGTTGAACTTGGCCACCAGGAAGGACCACTTCCCACTATcattcattgatcagatgctagatagATTGGCAGGGAGGCCTCACTTTTGCTTCCTGGATGGGCACTCGGGGTATAATAAGATTTCCATTGCCCCAGAGGATAGAGAGAAAACGTCGTTCACCTGCCCTTATGGAATCTATGCTTTTCGGCGAATGccatttggcctatgcaatgcacccgacACATTCCagaggtgcatgatggccatcttCACAGATATAGTAGAGGAGATAATGGAGGTTTtaatggatgacttctcagtggtgggaaatTTATTCGATGATTGCCTTGTGAACTTGAGGCGAGTTTTGAAAAGGTGTATAGAGACTAATCTGGTACTAAATTGGGGAAATGCCATTTTAAAGTACATGAAggtatagtcttggggcacctagTGTCAAGAAAAGGTATTGAGATGAATCGTGCAAAAGTTGATGTGATAGAAAAGCTTCCACCGCCCACCACAGTCAAAGCAatcagaagttttcttgggcacgccgGTTTCTACAGGagatttataaaagatttttccataatttctaacCCCTTGTGTAAATTGCTAGAAAAAGATCACCATTTTGTATTTTTTGATGACTGCAGGGTAACTTTTGAGGAATTAAAGAAGAGACTGGTGACACAACCTATCATAGTTGCTCCCAACTGGGAGCAATCGTTTGAGCtgatgtgtgatgctagtgactatGATGTGGGAGAAGTGCTTGGACAATGAAAAGATAAAATCATGAATCCAATAAACTACGTAAGTAGGACGTTGAGTGGAGCCCAACTAAATTACACTATGACCAAAAAGGAGATGATGGTAGTGGTGTTCACATTTGACAAGTTCAGATTTTACTTGATAGGCTCAAAGGTAATTGTTTATACTGACCATGCTGCTCTCAGATACTTAATTGAAAAGAAGGATTCAAAACCGTGCCTGATTCGATGGGTGCTACTGctgcaagaatttgatttggagatccgtGATCGAAAGGGAACggagaaccaagtagctgaccattTATCCAGGCTGGAAGGAGCTGAAAAGAAGGTTGAGGTAGAAGAGATTCTGGAAACTTTTCTAGATGAACAACTACTAACAATGAGTCTCAaggaagcgccatggtatgcagataTTGCAAACTACCTGGCGAGCGGTATTTTTCCTTATGACCTTTCTTCtgttcaaaagaaaaagttctttcgtgattgtcGTATGTATTATTGGGATGCGCCTTATCTGTTCAGGATTTGTGTTGATAACATGATCCGGAGATGTATCCCCGAGATAGACCAGTattctattttgcaggcttgtcatgcGTCACTATATGGTGGGAACTTCAGGGGAGTGAGGACAACTGCAAAAGTCTTGGAGTCAGGGTTCTATTGGCCAACACTGTTCAAAGATGCACATCTATGGGTAAAGggttgtgatgaatgccaacgaacGTGAAACATTTCCCGCAGACAtaagatgcccatgaacccaattcaggaAGTAGAAGTGTTTGATGTATGGGGGATCATCTTCATGGGGCCGTTCGTCAGCTCATATGAAAACAAGTACATACTCGTCATTGTAgactacgtgtccaaatgggtggaagctgcaaCACTCCCTACAAATGATGCGAAGGGGGCAATTGGTTTTTTGAGGAAGAACATTTTC from Nicotiana sylvestris chromosome 12, ASM39365v2, whole genome shotgun sequence encodes the following:
- the LOC138884057 gene encoding uncharacterized protein; protein product: MTKKEMMVVVFTFDKFRFYLIGSKVIVYTDHAALRYLIEKKDSKPCLIRWVLLLQEFDLEIRDRKGTENQVADHLSRLEGAEKKVEVEEILETFLDEQLLTMSLKEAPWYADIANYLASGIFPYDLSSVQKKKFFRDCRMYYWDAPYLFRICVDNMIRRCIPEIDQYSILQACHASLYGGNFRGVRTTAKVLESGFYWPTLFKDAHLWVKGCDECQRT
- the LOC138884056 gene encoding uncharacterized protein, producing the protein MNLDEDNCEDLAEWVLALEGQGFWKRELKFEPLHLEERKTPSAKPSIEEPPKLELKPLPSHLSYAFLGPDSTLHVIISSSLLDVQVEQLLQVLTECKTVIGWTIADIKEISPAFCMYKILLEDGHKPFREHQIRLNPNMKEVVKKEVIKWKDHFPLSFIDQMLDRLAGRPHFCFLDGHSGYNKISIAPEDREKTSFTCPYGIYAFRRMPFGLCNAPDTFQRCMMAIFTDIVEEIMEVLMDDFSVVGNLFDDCLVNLRRVLKRCIETNLVLNWGNAILKVTFEELKKRLVTQPIIVAPNWEQSFELMCDASDYDVGEVLGQ
- the LOC104238287 gene encoding uncharacterized protein yields the protein MYKKDEQYKKFLKRLKQIQVNIPLIDALKEIPGYAKMMKDSMSRKFDFQDLATVTLTQTCSAVVTRLIDEKLSDPGSFTIPCTIGNFAFAKVGKFVFPTDFVILDCRVDEEISIILGRPFLATGRALIDCETRDLKMRLNNEEITFNM